A genomic window from Agreia sp. COWG includes:
- a CDS encoding GNAT family N-acetyltransferase, whose product MIADYWPVLNLSLTTERLVLRAPSDDELATIADLAAAGVHAPGERPYLRPWTEGTPHERAVHVVQQHWRRRGEWTPEGWELEFGVFWGNNPVGMVALRSQDFRARREVKTESWLGIEYHRRGLGTEARAALLHLAFAGLGAESAVSEVFQDNAASQSVSRRLGYAKDGISRDVRDGAVVVSDRLRLDRKDWAASERIGVEVEGVQSCLALFGL is encoded by the coding sequence GTGATTGCCGACTACTGGCCTGTTCTCAACCTCTCGCTGACGACGGAGCGACTGGTTCTTCGTGCGCCCAGCGACGACGAGCTGGCGACCATCGCCGACCTGGCGGCGGCGGGGGTGCACGCACCGGGGGAGCGCCCGTACCTGAGGCCCTGGACCGAGGGAACGCCCCACGAACGTGCAGTGCACGTGGTTCAGCAGCACTGGCGGCGTCGGGGGGAGTGGACTCCGGAAGGATGGGAACTCGAGTTCGGCGTGTTCTGGGGCAACAACCCCGTGGGGATGGTCGCCTTGCGGTCGCAGGACTTTCGCGCGCGACGAGAGGTCAAGACGGAGTCGTGGCTGGGCATCGAGTACCACCGTCGCGGGCTGGGCACGGAGGCCCGTGCCGCCCTGCTCCACCTGGCGTTTGCGGGGCTCGGGGCCGAGAGCGCTGTGAGCGAGGTCTTTCAAGACAACGCGGCATCCCAGAGTGTGTCGCGTCGCCTCGGGTACGCAAAAGACGGCATCTCTCGAGACGTCAGAGACGGTGCTGTCGTCGTCTCGGATCGGCTTCGCCTCGACAGGAAGGACTGGGCGGCATCCGAGCGCATCGGTGTGGAGGTTGAGGGCGTGCAATCGTGTCTGGCACTCTTCGGGCTATGA
- a CDS encoding A/G-specific adenine glycosylase — translation MTTTTSPRDAAGAEATSDYARSLIDWFDVSARDLPWRAPHFGAWGILVSEFMLQQTPVVRVIPRLTEWLERWPTPEALAADSPGEAVRAWQSLGYPRRALWLHACAVAITEMHDGVVPSDVDALRALPGIGDYTSRAVAVFAYGGRHPVVDTNTRRVIARSVEGRDDAGPPSARRDLEAMERLLPRDELDARGFNAAIMELGAVVCTARRPDCDICPVRSSCAWRSAGFPETGGPRKKVQKKFEGSDRQVRGLVLALLRSTNDTDGVSIGAVDAVWHDRAQLERAVDGLVRDGLLARTPDGFALPS, via the coding sequence GTGACGACGACCACCTCGCCCCGAGATGCAGCAGGAGCAGAGGCCACGAGCGACTATGCACGCTCGCTGATCGATTGGTTCGACGTCTCCGCCCGCGACCTTCCCTGGCGAGCACCGCACTTCGGCGCCTGGGGGATCCTCGTCAGCGAGTTCATGCTGCAGCAGACCCCGGTGGTGCGGGTCATTCCGCGCCTCACCGAGTGGCTCGAACGCTGGCCGACACCCGAGGCCCTCGCCGCGGACTCCCCCGGCGAGGCCGTGCGCGCCTGGCAGTCGCTCGGCTATCCGAGGCGGGCCTTGTGGTTGCACGCCTGCGCGGTCGCGATAACCGAGATGCACGACGGAGTGGTTCCGTCAGACGTCGACGCACTGCGCGCGCTTCCGGGCATCGGGGATTACACGTCGAGGGCTGTGGCCGTCTTCGCGTACGGCGGTCGGCATCCGGTCGTCGACACGAACACGCGACGCGTCATCGCCCGCTCTGTCGAAGGCCGGGACGATGCCGGGCCGCCGAGTGCGCGACGCGACCTCGAAGCGATGGAGCGCCTGCTGCCACGCGACGAGCTCGATGCCCGCGGCTTCAACGCCGCGATCATGGAACTCGGGGCCGTGGTCTGCACCGCGCGACGACCCGACTGCGACATCTGCCCGGTTCGTTCGTCCTGCGCTTGGCGGAGCGCCGGCTTTCCCGAGACCGGAGGTCCGAGGAAGAAGGTGCAGAAGAAGTTCGAGGGCTCCGACCGCCAGGTTCGAGGGCTGGTACTCGCGCTCCTTCGCTCGACGAACGACACCGACGGCGTGAGCATCGGAGCGGTCGACGCCGTCTGGCACGACCGTGCCCAGCTCGAGCGCGCGGTCGACGGGCTGGTGCGCGACGGCCTTCTGGCCCGAACACCGGATGGCTTCGCGCTGCCGAGCTAG